A genomic window from Sporosarcina sp. Marseille-Q4063 includes:
- a CDS encoding aspartate kinase → MKVCKFGGTSVATAEQIKKVANIVKSDSSRKIIVVSAPGKRFNEDEKVTDLLIKLAEAALNRKNIDIELESVVDRYRSIAVGLGLGEKIISIIENDLRERLSINQEDEGLFMDAIKAAGEDNNAKLIAEYFNHIGLEAQYVCPKKAGLLVNNRPERVRALPEGYDRLEKLKDEPGIIVFPGFFGYTEDGTLRTFNRGGSDITGSIVAAAIRAELYENFTDVDSVFTANPTIVDQPVAIEKMTYREMRELAYAGFSVFHDEALMPAFLRSVPVCIKNTNNPGAPGTLIVRDRDHSAQPVIGIAADSGFSTLFVYKYLMNLEIGFGRRLLEILEDEEIPFEHTPSGIDNLSVIIRSKFLNEENSERIVRRVKEELEADDVHLRNTDYSMVVLVGEGMRHTTGLAARAASAISRTGANIEMINQGSSEVSLVFGVDKKDETKILRELYQEFFSKVVSYV, encoded by the coding sequence GATTAAGAAAGTTGCAAATATCGTGAAGAGCGATTCTTCAAGAAAAATCATTGTTGTGTCTGCACCAGGGAAAAGATTCAATGAAGATGAAAAAGTTACGGATTTACTGATTAAGCTAGCCGAAGCAGCTCTTAATCGAAAAAACATCGACATTGAGCTAGAAAGTGTTGTCGATCGATATCGTTCAATCGCAGTAGGTCTCGGACTTGGTGAAAAAATTATTAGCATTATCGAAAATGACTTGCGTGAACGTCTTTCTATAAATCAGGAAGATGAAGGCTTATTTATGGACGCCATCAAAGCAGCAGGCGAGGATAATAATGCGAAGTTAATTGCCGAATACTTTAATCACATTGGGCTCGAAGCACAGTACGTTTGTCCAAAAAAAGCGGGACTCCTTGTTAATAATCGTCCCGAACGTGTCCGTGCATTACCTGAAGGATACGACCGTCTTGAAAAATTAAAAGACGAACCAGGCATAATTGTATTCCCTGGATTCTTTGGATACACGGAAGACGGGACATTACGGACGTTTAACCGCGGTGGTTCGGATATAACAGGATCGATTGTTGCGGCTGCGATTCGCGCGGAATTGTATGAGAACTTTACTGACGTCGATTCGGTGTTCACTGCAAACCCAACCATTGTAGACCAACCTGTTGCCATCGAAAAAATGACTTACCGTGAAATGCGTGAACTAGCCTATGCTGGGTTCTCTGTTTTCCACGATGAAGCACTTATGCCTGCCTTTCTTCGGTCCGTGCCCGTCTGTATAAAAAACACGAACAATCCGGGAGCTCCCGGAACATTAATCGTAAGAGATCGTGATCATTCCGCACAGCCCGTCATTGGTATTGCTGCTGACAGCGGTTTTTCAACACTATTCGTCTATAAATACTTAATGAACCTAGAAATTGGTTTCGGACGTCGCCTATTGGAAATATTAGAAGATGAGGAGATACCATTTGAACATACTCCGTCCGGGATTGATAATTTGTCCGTAATAATTCGGAGCAAATTTTTAAATGAAGAAAATAGCGAAAGAATTGTTCGTCGTGTAAAAGAAGAATTAGAAGCGGATGATGTCCATTTGCGAAATACGGATTATTCTATGGTTGTTCTGGTCGGAGAAGGAATGCGCCATACAACAGGCCTCGCCGCACGAGCAGCGTCTGCTATTTCTCGCACCGGGGCGAACATTGAAATGATTAACCAAGGATCATCCGAAGTAAGTCTCGTCTTCGGTGTCGATAAAAAAGATGAAACTAAAATCTTAAGGGAACTTTATCAAGAGTTTTTTAGTAAAGTCGTTTCTTATGTATAA
- a CDS encoding deoxynucleoside kinase: MNLREKYGIPKNAVITVAGTVGVGKSTMTQALADALDFKTSFENVDENPYLDRFYDDFEKWSFHLQIYFLAERFKEQKRIFESGGGFIQDRSIYEDTGIFAKMHADNGTMDPVDYDTYTNLFEAMVMTPYFPHPNLLVYLDGSMEDILQRIEERGRPMEQQTPILYWEEMHGRYERWISSFDACPVLKININDYDLMKNPREIEQVIARIGSALK; the protein is encoded by the coding sequence TTGAACTTACGTGAAAAATATGGGATACCCAAAAATGCAGTGATTACTGTAGCAGGAACGGTAGGTGTGGGAAAGTCCACAATGACACAAGCTCTTGCAGATGCACTGGATTTTAAAACTTCTTTTGAAAATGTTGATGAAAATCCTTATTTGGATCGTTTTTACGATGATTTTGAAAAATGGAGTTTCCATTTGCAAATTTATTTTCTGGCAGAACGCTTTAAAGAACAAAAACGTATTTTTGAAAGCGGTGGCGGTTTTATCCAAGATCGTTCTATTTACGAGGATACAGGTATCTTTGCAAAAATGCATGCCGACAACGGAACGATGGATCCGGTCGATTATGATACATACACGAATTTATTTGAAGCGATGGTGATGACTCCGTACTTCCCGCATCCAAATCTGCTCGTTTATTTGGATGGTTCAATGGAAGATATCCTTCAGCGTATCGAAGAGCGTGGTCGTCCGATGGAACAACAGACGCCAATTTTGTATTGGGAAGAGATGCACGGACGTTATGAGCGTTGGATTAGCTCTTTCGATGCTTGTCCAGTGCTTAAAATCAATATTAATGATTATGATTTAATGAAAAATCCGCGTGAAATTGAACAAGTTATAGCACGGATTGGAAGCGCCTTGAAGTAA
- a CDS encoding deoxynucleoside kinase produces the protein MPVPFITVEGPIGVGKTSLSKAIAETQQFHLLQEIVDENPFLNKFYKNIEEWSFQTEMFFLCNRYKQLSDVKTEITIGQKSVVADYNIFKNLIFAQRTLDSVEYKKYEEIYTILTKDMPIPNIIVYLHASIDTLMERISRRGRDFEKNMDRAYLQQLSDDYDTFITHFESTHPNIPVLRFNGDDLDFVNNKKDLQFILDTVDSTIRKGVSFN, from the coding sequence ATGCCTGTTCCGTTTATAACGGTTGAAGGTCCGATTGGCGTCGGAAAAACGTCACTTTCCAAAGCAATTGCAGAAACGCAACAATTTCATTTGCTTCAAGAAATCGTCGACGAAAATCCGTTTTTAAATAAATTTTACAAAAACATTGAGGAATGGAGTTTTCAAACCGAAATGTTTTTTCTTTGCAATCGCTATAAACAACTTAGCGATGTTAAGACTGAAATAACGATTGGACAAAAATCGGTCGTTGCAGATTACAATATATTTAAGAATTTGATATTTGCACAGCGCACGCTTGATTCAGTCGAATACAAAAAGTACGAAGAAATTTACACTATTTTAACGAAAGACATGCCGATACCAAATATAATCGTTTATTTGCATGCCAGTATCGACACGCTTATGGAACGTATTTCGCGGCGCGGACGCGACTTCGAGAAAAACATGGATCGTGCTTATTTACAGCAGCTTTCCGATGATTACGATACATTTATTACCCATTTTGAATCAACACATCCCAATATACCAGTACTTCGTTTTAATGGGGATGATCTTGATTTTGTGAACAATAAAAAAGACCTGCAATTTATATTAGATACAGTCGATTCGACGATTCGAAAAGGAGTTAGTTTTAATTGA